A section of the Spirochaetota bacterium genome encodes:
- a CDS encoding bL27 family ribosomal protein → MAKDPNVKDRSRGKGLGVKLYDGQFARAGNIIVRQIGNKIYPGDNVGQGRDFTLFALKNGIVKFFTRRGKKYVSVIEPKEGV, encoded by the coding sequence ATGGCAAAAGACCCGAATGTGAAAGACAGAAGTAGAGGTAAAGGATTAGGCGTAAAATTGTACGATGGACAATTTGCTAGAGCAGGGAATATCATCGTAAGACAAATAGGCAACAAAATATATCCCGGCGACAATGTTGGTCAGGGCAGAGATTTCACACTCTTTGCTCTAAAAAACGGCATAGTTAAATTCTTTACACGAAGAGGCAAAAAGTATGTCTCCGTTATAGAACCAAAAGAAGGAGTATAG
- a CDS encoding TraR/DksA C4-type zinc finger protein codes for MIPQEKLNELKNRLLKEKLQILSDIFGEEMAIKHFANNSEGDIVDRASDFYESQLLASISGIQREIIDKINDALKRIEDGTYGKCRSCGVDIELERLEAIPYTDICSACAKKYARR; via the coding sequence ATGATACCACAAGAAAAACTAAACGAATTAAAGAATAGATTGCTAAAAGAAAAACTCCAGATACTTTCAGACATCTTCGGCGAAGAGATGGCTATAAAACACTTTGCAAATAACTCTGAAGGAGATATCGTTGATAGAGCAAGCGACTTTTATGAGTCACAACTCCTCGCTAGTATATCAGGTATCCAGAGAGAGATAATAGACAAAATTAACGATGCCTTAAAAAGAATAGAAGACGGAACCTATGGAAAGTGTAGAAGTTGCGGAGTAGACATTGAACTAGAACGGCTTGAAGCGATACCGTATACTGATATATGCTCTGCCTGTGCTAAAAAATACGCAAGAAGATAG